The genomic region TCAAATTTTGCGCACCTAATACCTACCCAAGGGTCCACCGGCAGATGTTCTACTTTCGACTTGCAAtgttgtttattaaaaaaatcttttgtggccatttaaaaaaagtaaaactttCTAACAATGCGCCATGCAAATTAGAAAGGTGTTGCTACGAAGAAGGGTGTAAAAGGATATTATTGCTATGCAATTTTGATTGTTATTTGTTGCGTGAATTTGGCTATTTTCTTTTGATATACGGTTAcatgcaaaatattatttttatttaaaatcgcTTTGTGGGACTTTCACCTTTAATTCAAAGTAGTAAGGAGTAAAACACATTGGTGAGAACAGAAAATTTGCATAAGCATCGCGCACCTTTTCCTGATCCTTTCTATGGCAGTTTGACTGACAGGGTTTAGCGTGAATGAAATTTGAATCACGGATAAAGAATCATTTACTTatgttatgtattttaaatgctATAGGTATTCCTATGCAGAtagacataggtaggtatagtaattaCCATAGATTTATAATTCCTTGGGACTTTTCaagatacctaagtaggtattaaataatgttattaggtataattattatatgccTACTGTACTGACTACTGTCCATTCCATGTTATactggcttcccacggtgcgtgattctgCGGATTATCACGCATGGTTTAATACCATTTAGTTACTTACGAGACCTATAGAactcaaaaatatattatgtaatttaagtgTTTAATTCTATGGGCGGTTCTGTAACAAATCGCGCACAAGGCACGGAGGACGACGACGTGTCTGCATTAACACGGACGATATTCTTCCTATGGTGTGTCGGTGCGAGCTAGTCCACCTAAATCGGCAATATCACGTACCGTGGGAAGCCTGTATAAGGAGCAATCTTTTTCTTAAGTCCTTTAGTTTTCTTTATATGTAAGTCTTGTTTAAAGGTttactataataaaataaaaattacttacccTCTACATTGGGTGCTGTAACCAAGACCATTGCGTTCAGTTGATCTTGTAAATCAATCAATTTCCAATTTATTGGTAGCGTTGCTAACGTACATAGATTAGAATGGGTAAAGCGCGTTGATTATGTTCGCTCCAAATGACACAATTCGGTTAAATTAGTTATTTACAATCAAACAGCGTGAACTATTGAAAACTTGCTTGTAACAATAAAGTTCATACAAATTCGCCGCGACACGCAAATCCTTGCAAAATAAAGCACGCACCAGAAAAACAAGAATTTCTTGTTCGGCAAGACTAGTTTCACTTTTGTTACTTACCACGCGCCGCCGTATTGTTGAGTGCAATTTTTTTCTAATGAAACTAAATCAAGGGGAAAATTATTACCGTTCTGGCAGCACTGGTTTCGGACTTGAACTGTTAACGAATTATTGAATTAGTTAATAATTAGGTTCGGCGATAGTCGTAAATCATTTCGTAGTTGGGGCCAAACAATTAAGTATAAGtacgaggtaggtaggtaacgaCTAACAAGTCCAATCTAGATTTGCAACATGGCGATTTGCACAGGTCAGTGATTTGCgcagtgcgttttaagcaaaagttaggtacctacttacctacccgCAGGCTACTCACTCCTAAGCCATGGGAATTCATGCAGTGTAGGTACAGTGAATTATTGATGTTGTAAATACCAGGTAGGAACCTACAGGCAGGTTCTATAAAGTTCGTTAAACCAAGAATCTCAACTCTTCAAACTTGATGCTGCTGGATACCTAGATACCTATACATCACTCCTACGTCGTAATACATATTCGGATACACGAATTGTTAACTTATCTATTGTGAATTGATAGGTATTGAAAgtaccaagtaggtacctacagactaagtacattacttattattttcccAGTAGGTAATAACTGAAACAACCAAGGATAAATGAAAACTTTCTTTACAAGTTGCTGTGATTGGACCGGTCAGGTCCATTCAAGAATTACAATTATACCTATTCAAGAATAGGTATAATTGTACTTAATATCTATAGATACTTACtactttttttcttaaataagaattgcgagcaaacgagcaggcggggtCACCTGATCTTTTTATTCCTTTAATTTATTAGACTCAGTCGAACGGAAATGTAATGTCACTCACCAATTACATAAGTTTTTATGTCACGCACCTAATTTTTACTTCCAAGAGATCGAAAACACACTTCAGACTCGTTTCAGATCTCACGGTGCAACTGAGGTTCCAGTGTGATGCAGGTAGGGGGTGCATGACAACGCCTTGGCATATATACTTAAGCGATGTAAGTACACACCTGTCTACCTACGCTGGTGTGgtcagttttttaaattattaaggtGGTCCAATGAAAGTTCTGGTCCAATGATCGCAACCTTTTCCTACCTACCCaactaaattaaactaagtacttataggtaggtaactagataTTTTCTACTTAGATAGGTCCTACCTAAAgttaacttgtttttttttttgctaccTTAACCTACCTaggaaaagtacctacctatctacctatcttAGAAGATGCTTAGGACGTCCACAAAATACCTTTAATTGAATAACCTCCCCAAAATTTGCTGGACAGGCCTCATTTACCTACCTGTAAGAAAAATAGATAGGTcttagcaaaaaaaattaaataggttgGTAAATTGTAACTTGAAAGTGCCtcgcaggaatcgaacccttgAAATTTGGTAACCCTTAATTAAAAGTTCTACTTAATCTGTACCTATAACATCAATAGGTAGTACTTACGTCGTGGGtagtacaattattataattatctgaATTCTTCAGAACAAATTACTCAGTAAAATGTGATGTGGTCTGCTGTGGACTGTGACTCTTGAAAATGGAACGCGCAATTTGGCGCCAAAATTCGGCATGCGAGACCGCGCCTCACACACTCGCCCCGCCCCACATACGGCGGCCAATCGCACGAAGCTGAACACCCTCGCTCCACACGCATATTGATCTGCGGACACAGCTCGAACCGTTTACATTTCGACATATCACTCTAAACACCGACAAACAATAACATGTGGCCAACATACATGCTAATATCAACTCTATCGTTCTGTAACAAGATTGTAAATACCTTGATAATTTTAATGGCTTTTATGACCCAAACGTTTCTAATAGTGTGTAATTTATAATCCTATTGCACTTAAAGAAACTTGATCTTACTTCAGTATGTATAAGGTTCAGTTTTAGTTGATTAGAaacgataaaaattaaaaaattggcaggttttcaaaaacaatttaggttacctacctactaatttctagtggtaatttattttttaatatcccTCTACTTCTAGCTATCTAAACATCTATGTATTAAACACTACAAGAATAATAATGATTTTGTATGACAACTTCTGCaaaaattctaatttctaaattatttgaaaaatcaaatcaaaacagtttacaaaaaaattaactattCCTGTCAGTTTCGCCATCTAGCGGCGAAATAAAATAACACGAACAAAGTTTACAGACCATAGATAAACTCACATAGTAGTTGTACTACCTGACACTAGATGTCACTGTcatattctttttataaaatagcgcAATAGCTGCGAAACTTGATCATCGCAGTTCACAGCTTGAAGCTTgaagtataaaaaatatactatatatataaatatatataaagcaGTAATTTATTCCAATGTCGTCAATGACGATAACTAGTGTAGTAAGTGCCAATCCttacttggccagcatggtagactgtAGATGGCCATACCAAATCCTTCCCTTTCAGAGAATGAGagctgtgctctgtagtaatAAGCCAGCAATAGATTGGTGATGATGACTGTAATATTTAtgtcgataataataattattactaatcGAACTAGTAACTTGTATACTTAGTGCACACAAAAGTAGGTAGTCCAATCGGAAGcagaagttgcaacatggcagTCTGCACAGATCATCAAAGTTATTAGCCATAGACTAAGgattaaaatcaataaatacataaatgccCAGCTGAGATCTGTTTTGTAGTGTGCAGTCATACTTTAGATTGGACAACTTACTTGTTTTATGCACGAATCTGCCAATTTGACTCAAAGAAACACTAATGGAaccaaaacataatatataagatCACTccatttatttcataaaattattaattaacaatATCAATTCTAGTTGCATAAAATAACACAATtagtaaacataaaaataattaggtaggtacttagtaaaacAATAgttattatgcttaaaaattgtgataatactaatttaacagtattttttacaaaaaaaatgaaaaccgacttcgatacacaaacactaaaaattgaaaaataatttaatttattaccgaatatattatgtatacaagaggtaatatagttccataataatactttttggtgccggtgcccaattagctttagctgcgcgaatcgtctagacttcatatttttatgagactccacaatggcacctcattggcaccgaccccaaaaaatattattatggaactatattacctcttgtatacataatatattcggtaataaattaaattatttttcaatttttagtgtttgtgtatcgaagtcggtttttattttttttgtaaattttttttatttcacaatttttagtggccccatggaattatgctatgactggttaaaaatctactgtttactaagctattacactgatcgcgagcaatttactcttatccgttgaggagttccagtatctatctttgaagatgttcatcagatcttcaccaaatttaaatggggccaactttgaagtatacccattcaaacaaaaaaagaattttcaaaatcggtccaggcgtcttcgagtaatcggggaacatacataaaaaataaaaataaaaaaagattccgacgaattgagaacctcctcctttttttgaagtcggttaaaaattcataaatagAGTTTATAATTTAGTAGAAGTCATGTACAATTTTTAATACAGTATAAGTTGCTCTGATTATACAACCAACAAAATTATACaacacacaatttttttaattttaaaatgttatttacGACACAAACTTATCCAATTTCCAATGATTAGTAATACTGATATTGataagaatataatagaattacttattatttaagtagCAGTATAATATTGCCATGTAGTGTGCAAAGTGAAaagtattacaatttttaaaatacaataatttagtTTTAGTTACTTTTCACGCTCAAACATGGTGCTAATTTAGTTCATTacattacctactaaataaatatttttagtctATGCAACGAAAGTATGTATTAAAATCATGCCAGCCTTTTGATAGGTCTAATGTGTACGACTAAGTTAGCACCAATATAACAAAGTTCATCACATAATCCTAAGATGTATATGCCTTCAATTAAACCTGTTCAGGTTCTTTTTTTAACGGTTCACTCATAACTAAAGGTATATCCCCACCTACGTTCCTTGGCACCCACCCAACAGACTCCTCTTCCAACTTCTGTTTCTCTTCTTGTAGTCGCTCATATTCATCTATTTCTATTTGGTATTTAGGTGTGGTGATGCCAAAGAAACTGGCCAGTGATTCACCTGCATAATCAACTGCATAGAGGACTGACGAGCCAGATTTCAAAGCATAATGTGAAAGCCATGGGCCCCATGATAGGTTtttctgcaaaaaaaaaaaacaaatatgttGGCTAGGTGTATGTTTGTTGGgtttgaggtacctacctacaaataaaGAGAAAAGACCTTTGCACCAAAGGCTTAAGCCATGCCTACGGCAGAAATACAAGAGCTATAAAGAGTTAATTGTTATGAATTATTAGGAACAATAGACTGTTAACAAGAAACTAGAAAGACTAGAATGTGCTGGCAAGGTTGCACTAAACCTTGATTATTACTCACTGGATCTACTACGCTTTGTTCGGTTTCAGGAGCACTTTGCAATTCATTCACCTTTTCCTCCTCGATTTCTTCTTCAACCCCGTCGCTGAAGTGAATGACTTGTTTTGGTCTGTTTATAGTTACTTGTACTTCAGAATCTACACCTTCCATGATTTTTTAATTGGTGTTGCGCTACAATTTAACTAAAAATCTATCAAACTTCTATTTAAATCCTATGTGAAATCCtatgtaattatattttatcgaCAGAGTAGGTACGTTTTATCTTTGACTGAAATTagaaaaaattgtaaacaaacaataggggccaattctcttgtacacaatttctaaacctaaactaaattaacaggtctaaatttagtctatccttttctgcaagcaacattgtgaaagggatagctatagatttagacgtatcattttagtttagtttagagattgtgtacaacggaattagccacactgtggCTTatgatttataaataataattataatttccaAAACTATAGAGTACCAAAGAGTACCTATGTAATCCACAGATGTAATCGTAGAGCAGAGAGAGTATAATGCTTGACACTTGACACTGAAACTTCTGCCAGCTCTAAAAGTTGAAATCAATAggtatagtagataatctatggttgaAATCATGAAATACGTAcctagatagagtaataaaggtagatacagtaACGTTTgccacagataaagttactaatgtaataaacagagacgcagctaacctattttttgtcccttatcgtgtaactagtttttttcaagaatacatacaacttacatacaagaagttgcaaaacaaactttgagaattcatggcgtaattgtatttctcatgagttagttatttacttgttttcacttaaaaaacgtataatacaaataatgttgatcggttaatacaaatattgactactaaacaatggtaataattgtcgtgttattcatcgttacgtcgtgctatcgctatcatacgcggttacacaggacttgcatctacctattattctatctacagtggtcacttttttgtttgtcaagatgtattttgtacttGAGATTTTTGGGCACGAGAATGGTTAAAACAGCGATATATTCACACATGAAAATTTACTGAAAGAAATATGGAGCTAAAATGGaacgtttgtttgacaaacatagCCGTACACCGTTAGGTTAGGCATGTTTGACAAACAGACCGTAAATCaaatttgacaaacacgtagtttgtttgacaaacacgtgAAAAACGACCGCAgacggtcaagcatgtttgtcaaaaacgtaaaatttgacaaacatgcttgaccgtgAGCGGGGCCTCTTAGGCAGGGGTTCACGGTTCACCAATACGATAAGAACAAAATCTTGTTTGACATGAATTTTTTAAACTGATTTTacagctctggattctagcctttttgagccttTTGACATTAACTTTTTTAACTGATTTTACGGCTCTACATTCTAGCCTTTTGAGCCTTTTCTGAGTTTTGTTTGACATGAAATTATAcgtaccgtaaaacggggtgaataggaaccggggtgtgaatagggacaaaactgggaatgagatttgaacgtaaaaataatacccaaaacagcttagaattttggtagcattgtttttccctatagtagaatatttgatcttttatttggcatcactgaaccagagacaaattgacattaaaataacgaaagcgtcattgcaaaaacgttgttcaaaacacgctaagccgtaggtctcaaaactttgtttactttgacgcagtacgagaataaaacagtagaaaaactattagaaatcattaaacatttatctaagaggcgtcacaaaagcagatttgtctaaatgttacatatttttctgtaaaaaagaaaaaattggaaaccaagtggttttggctttgccatggggattataggtacgggaaaggggtggataggaacgctatacttactgaattggaacgaatcaaggttaaataggaacagtaaggtttatatagggacagggctgtcactttaaatatttaattaaattgttcaaaaaaattcttccttcttgtgtagtcgactagtaaaatttagttaaatggcattttactgtttaatattgataaataaataaataaataaaaatattttttattcaattaaacttttacaagtataggtaactacactacctacttgtaacagtttaattaaataaaaatatttttgaatcgtcaaaccactgattcggaatgccagcaaccagcaagaaactcggcggttgcttttttttaaagatttgatacctactatgccatgtataataacatttggtatgaagataactattaagacataggcatccgctaagaaaggatttttgaaaactcaacccctaaggggttgaaataggggtttgaaatttgtgtcggacgaagtcgcgagcataagctagttttgtaatattagaggatagagctaacttgtgtttgacaaccctaaccttttttccctattcacccctttgccattccgttacaccccggatcaagtataaatagggatagcatatattttgattaaaatataccagtaatttatcattattttatattttttggatgtttccttagaattcttacaaccggagatgcttacaaacagttaaagcatcataatttgtaccaaaacatccgtaaatttcaatgcgaagttagatttcgtacctattcaccccgttttacggtagtatccctattaatctgtgttaTACAGCTTTGAAATTCACCAAAACAAGAAGTTTAGATTCTGAAGTCTGAACTGAAAAACTAAAAGTTTACTAGTTAAAAGCCAATATTTAGACCGAATTTAGACCAATGAGCATTTGTATAAATTATGATAtattacagtaggtaagtagttataaAAAGGTTTCCAAAGCACTCTCACTTTCTGTTTCATTCATAAGTTAAGTTCTTaatctttatttataaaatacttcTCTTTAAACTTGTTTTTTTAGCTTAGAAGAGAGTAGAAGAATACAATCATGGAAGGATTTTGTAGAAGTTGCCTAGTGAAATATGATGAGCCAACAGACCTAATACCATATACAGAAAAGAATAGGAGAATGTTTGTTTATGCAACAGGAttgcaggtaggtaccttattAATTTCTAATCAAAATCAAAGGTTCATTTTATAATAACTTggtaatcatcatgatcaacccatcgccggctcactacagagcacgggtctcctctcagagtgagaatggttttgaacatagtctacaacgctggccaagtgcggatggattagcagacttcacacatctttgagaacattatggagaactctcaggcatgtagccCAACCTCCTATTAGAAGGCAGACATCCTAAAACTTGGTAATGATTAAGTGTAACTTTAAGGCTTGTGACATATTATCAGAAAGTTTCCCTCATTGGTTTAGTGGTGTTTGACTGCAGGTTACAAGGTCCTGGGTTTGATTCTTATATCAGATCAAAAATGTTTAGGTAATATCGAAACATTCTTCTGTTGAGAAATTCTCAGTACTAGCCTGCGGTTAGAAAGTTATTTTAGTGAAGTAGTTATTTTGCACAAATAATGATCagtattccatactaatataatattatgaatgtgaaggggtgtctattttttttttatttatcacttggcaaacgcttgaccacaatcacacctgatgaaaAGTGATAATATGTGGCCTAAAATGGGACGCGTTTCtgtctattattttttattttttatgtaatttcGGTGTACTTATATAgaacatactagctgatgcccgcgacttagtacgcgtggatttagattttttaaaatccttcaatcacgtcacaacagagcaacgaatcgacgtgattttttgcatgggtatatttaagatctggaaagggacataggctactttttatcccaaaaatcaaagagttcccacgggatttttaagaacctaaatctacgcgtacgaagtcgctggcatcagctagtaaagcaataaaccaacaaacaaacacactcacatttataatatgggtactgatttaattTCAGGCAAAGCGAAATGACATATTTACATTCCAACTCTGCAAGGAATGCCACCTCAACATGAAGGTggcgtgtaactttaaaaagacATCCAGGAACTCAGATAAGAAGTTTAAAAACTATTTGGCTATTAAAGAGGCTGGAGACAATGTAGACTTTTGCACATTTCTCAAAAACAATGATGAATCTCTTAAATTCAGGtatttattacatactagcttatgcttgcgactttgtccgcatagactacacaaatttcaaaccactatctcgcccctttaggggttgaattttcaaaaaaaagcttgtatggggaccagtagtgccgcgacaggactgtgacagctggtgacagcactgtcgcggcagcgctgctgcgtgcagcgtggttcggaatcatacctttagtcACTTCGCTATACGTGTACACACAGCGCAGCCGCTGCCGGCGGCGGCTTCGTTAGGTAAGAGTCTGCGCGACAGAAAGAGAGGCTAGGCTTTCGGCTGCAGTGCTGTGCGAGTTCAATTGCACTTTATGGCATCGTAAGAAAAGTCGCTAtataattaaactagcttattcctgcgacttcgtccgcgtggattacacaactttcaaacccaCTTTTTgtccccttagcggttgaattttcaacaatcctttctaagcggacgtctacgtcgtaatagctatctgcatacccaaatttcagcccgatccgcctggtagtttgagctgtgcgttgatagatcaatcagtcagtcagacagtcaccttttccttttatatatttaggaaGATGTCTTTGCGGCATGATACTTCTGTACCTGcaaggtactattaagtattctgtatGTTTATAGTATGGTTAAAACAATATTTAAGCAATATTTTGTAAATGCTTTCAGGCTTCCAATGTATAATGGTAGTAGCACACCAGCTAACAGGAACaaagatgatgataatggtaAGTGACTATCCTTTATCttgctcaaaggtgtgtaaagtctaccaatccgcacatggccagcgtggtagactatggccaaaccccttctcactctgagaggagacccgtgctctgtagtgagccggcgatgggttgatcatgataatgatgatgctcTTAACAACTAACCAGCTACCTCGTGTAAGATAATATTCCTTTATAAACTTTAGGAGGCGCGACTTAGCctgtaagtattaaataatttaagatttgttggtttgtaggtttgtccttcaatcacgtctcaacggagcaaactggagagtgaaataggctacttttatcccggaaaatcaaagagtttccacgggatttttagaaaactaaatccacgcgtatgtactcgcgggcatcagctagtaatatcatAAACCTTTGTACCTTCCGTAACTGTTTGTTACTTCTTCAAGCCACAATGACTGTTACTGATTTAgctgggaatggagatagctttttttattcaggtaggTACAAGTTGACTGTGAagttcttgactgcaatctcacctggtggtaagtaatgatgcagtctaacagccgtactcagagttgttaatcgttacttaagattgagttaaaacgaaacagatatATGTGAaagatctgtctcgttttaactaatcttaagtaacgattaagcgactctgagtgcggcagttagaCGGAAGCgcgctaacctgaaaggggtatggcagtttttattaaacccatgccccttttgtTTTTACACGGCGCGTAATACAAAAGAGCAGTATCTAGGGAAACTCGTAGTACATCCTGAAGAGGCTACTTTAATTCCAGTCAGGAAAGGGGTGTTGTACCTCACTCGGCGACAATCACAATGGATGGGACATGGTCATCGTGACCCAGAGACCCAAGTACCTGGACAGTCCTATTTTTCAACAAAACAAGCTGAATTAGGCatcattttcctttattttattcattttcattcatttagGTACTGTAATTTGTTTTCATACATAAGGAAATGGCTATTTGTATAtacatggttttttttttaaaagaatattagccatgttaaatgactcatattcccctttcctctccaactaagcgtgaagcttgtgctaggagtaggtacgacaatagtgcaacgggcggggtttgaaccgtcgacctttcggttttcagtccactcctttaccagttgagctattgaggctcttcagCAGGATAGCAggagtaaaaaaaaatcagaaaaccgtgaattgtggttacgtcacaaaaacctgatggtacggaacccttcgtgtgcgagctcgactcgcacttgaccgtttttttttagtttaggtAGTAGTCAGAAAAGGCATTCTAACCCTTAGACAACTAATTAGACCTTAGAATATTTATTTGCCTATTATTTAAAAGTAGTTGTAAAAGTTTTATTCTtcatataaaaaacattttaattacatttttttaataattttttagtgtttacctacacttcaaggaaattactaaataattttaaatacatatcaaaaattgcgtgaccggcaggaatcgaacctgcatcttctggaaCCTGCATTTTAATTACAGAATCAACGTGCACAAGTATAC from Maniola hyperantus chromosome 16, iAphHyp1.2, whole genome shotgun sequence harbors:
- the LOC117989443 gene encoding protein FAM177A1, with the translated sequence MEGVDSEVQVTINRPKQVIHFSDGVEEEIEEEKVNELQSAPETEQSVVDPKNLSWGPWLSHYALKSGSSVLYAVDYAGESLASFFGITTPKYQIEIDEYERLQEEKQKLEEESVGWVPRNVGGDIPLVMSEPLKKEPEQV